gaacattttttttttttaatttataactaGGAAAGGGAGAGAATTCAAAACTGATACATAATTTAGAGAGTTTGGCTATTTCACCTGAGATGTATTGATAAAAATTCAACACTATATCCACTAAAATACTAGACCACATGCAACTTTGTTGGAAGATATgttgcatcattgttttcttgCTGCTCGGAAGTAATCAAGAAAAATGTTCTTTGTTCACTAACGGAAATGGAAGATCCAAACTTGAGACTTAATGACAAGTAGACCGAAAGCTTGTTTGTAGCAAATCTTATTTAGACATGGAGTGTGAATTTGTGTTAAGCCACTCAATACCTCGTCACAATAACAAGATATAAAACTCGTCATTCAAATAAATTGAGCCTAGAAtattacaaataaagaaaattgcCATTACAGCACAGTTGGTGAGATGTATGCTGCCGTATGCATCATAGTTGTGACTTGTGTGTCGGAAAAGATGACCTAAACAAACTCAATATGTTATCCATGGACCTAAAGCCCAAATACCCAGAATCTAAGCCCAAAATTATAGGTTTTTGGGTTATCAGCTTGTGATAAAATTATAATGGACTCCATCAGTCCAAGTCTAGAAGACTTGGGTTGTATATACAAGTTAACTATGCGTCTGAAGTCCTTTCATTATGTTTTTAGCTAAAGATAGAGAAATTTGAAGGCAACATTTGGTACTAATTGTTTATACGTGGGGTAGAACAGTTCGTAAGCAGATCCAACTTATATAGAACGAGTTCATTATCATTAATTCACTATAGCGTCTTggtttaatataatttttttttcacataacATTGTATTATTGAATCAAAACGTCACATAAAGGTGAACACGTTGCATGTAAATTTTTCTCAGCGTGTGCAAGTCCCTTTGTTCTCAAAATTCAAAtccttcattaaaaaaaaaggaatattgTTTGTCAAAAAGTAAAATGTTGATATTTTTTAAATCCTTATTCTCagtatgaaccgtttgattaaaTTCAACAGTTATATATGCGTCGATgcttaataaatataaataatcatgaaAACTCGTAAAAAAATACGTCTCATGCACTTTTATGTGACGAACACAacactatgaaaaaaaaaagagaaatgctaagagcACTCCCTCAAAAGTGGGATTCTCTGACGCTTCATGTTTTTTGCATAATATTTTGGAATATTGGCACGGAATTTGACTTAAACTGTGATGTGGTAGAAAATACATGAAGAGTCATACTTTGAGAAAATCCCCTTAACATTTctctgaaggaaaaaaaaaacgaagtatttatcccataattaaaatattaaagttGTTCACATGATTTTTGTTAATTTCCAAATTATTTGGGGCTCGATAAATATGTCTACCCACCACCAAAGCTATTTCCTTAGGGATAAAGGAACTAAGTAAGTGGACTAACATCATCATTGTCGGCATTATCATTAGGGCATAAGTAGGTCTTTTCAAGTACGGGGAGTGGATTATTATACTCTGATTACCTAATTTACACTAAATGGGGTAGGATTAAAGGAAAAGCTAAAATCACACAACCTGTTGGTCTAACGATACATAAACTCCACATAATTACAGAAGATCTCATGTTCAACTCAACAACATACAAAAACATACGGCATATATTTATAGTAAGTTCGATATTAAATTGTGAGTTGTGACTCATTGCCACTTGTTAATCGATTTAAAAGAATATAGTAAAGGTTTGCCAATAAGGGCAAAACGAGACATTATGGGCTCCTTTCCAACCTGCAGTTCGCTGGAAATGCAAGGAACCCAACCCAAAAGAGGGAATGGGCAGAAAAGTAGATTCCCACTGCAGGACTGCACATGTTACGTGTAATAGCAATGTTTTATTTGTCTGGCCTGGCTTATTGGGGGACCACTTATCTCATATTCTACTTTTCTGGCCCTTCATGATTACCTTAATTTTTAACAAAGCTATGATATCCAcatctattttttatttctctcatatttttttgattttcgaccgtcgaatcggataaattaaagaaaaataattgatgaaaattaacaaatgatatgtgagaagtaaaaaagagtgtgtgaatagcacaccccttcAACAATTAACAAACCCTTCtatatttgttaattaattgtACGGTCATTGTTTAGCAGGATAATTGCGTTAGTTTATATATTAAACTTGATCAAGTGGATTACTAAGCAAAAGTACTTTTTTATTCGCATTGTTGGCCGGCTCGTGACGGTGCGATCAAGATTATTGTGACTAATTATAATTAGCACATGTGATCGTTCTATGTTTAATATTGTTGATAACTTGATTAGCTGTTGTTTTCATTGTTGATGTTTATTCTATGAAGTTTAGTTCGACATGAGACATACCGTGTTTTGGTTACAAGGATTAGTGTGATCTTAGGAAAAATTTAGATGAATCTTTTCTAATAATTCTGGACAATTAAACGAATATCATATAGTAAAGCAACATGAAACTGTGTCAAGTTGAATATAGCAAAATTAGAGCACACAACATAATCTCGATATCTCCCTATTGATGAAGCACTTTAGAATTATTTGGCAAGGTCTATAATGAGGGACTCATTTTCCCATCATTGAAAGTTTATCGTTCTTATACATGAGAATTATACAGTAATATGAACAAAGATACGATCTTTATTGGGAAATGCCCTAATTACATAAGTATAAAATATTTCAATGCCACGCGACATAATACTATATACGAATACAACATGAAGTACGATTAGACTTAACGTATACCGATACGGTCTATATCGAACGCAATCAAGTGAGCGTATACAAAATACGTaccttaaatttatttttcagttaatcTCATCTCTCTATTGAATATTCAAGCTATTTGCAGCAATCACTGGTGTGGGCCCCCACTCTAAAGATCAGGAAATTAGGTTGCAGGATAAATGGGTCCATCGACAGAGACATGTACTcaatgagagaaagagaaacaGATGCCAAGGAatcatcaacatcaaaatagtcTTAAAAGGACATTTATTGCTTAAAGGCGATAAAATAATGCAAAGGTAAGGGGATGTATAATATCTATATCAGTATCTCTCATATGACACGCGTCAAATAATAGAAGGTAGATCAACTGGGAGCACGGGCAGATGTACATTGGAAATACGACAGGTTGGGTCGACAACATTAAATGACGTCTCTCGTTATAACTCATCAGATTGTTTCAGCAGATATTTGTCATATTTTTTTACAtatgtgtaatatgatttgattggcGACAACAAGCTCACTAAGTTTTTTGTGACATACTTCAGAGAataatctgattttttttttttcataatgtACGCTATGTTTCGATCTAAAATGCTTGTACTTTAATATTGGGACCTCCCAAAGTTCGAATCTTGAATCCGCCATTTATTGAAAATACACACTCGGTTTCAATGCAAAATTTTCCTCATTAGGGGAAATAAGAATAGCGTGTGTATATCTCAATGTCATGTTGGGATTATCTTAAGTCATTCACATATTTCTATTTGTCtttgttttattattcaaatattttatttttttcgtatAACAGTACGTAATTGATTTGAAATATTAATAACATGACATATTTCATAAAACTATCTATGAGAGTGGGGATAAAACATAAGCATGGAGAAGTTGAGCTCCATCTCCGAAAGAGAGAGGAAGCTTTGGGGCCCTTGTCATGTTGTTGGGAATCACTGTTTATAAATATCTGTTCTTCTCTTGGAACTATAATGCTTTGTTTTAGAGAGTAAGATTCTCTTCTCTTTAATTCTTTCTTATTAAAGCAGTCATGATTAAGTCACGTTATACATTATGTTAACTTCTttgtagaaaaaaaagaaaagaagaagagaaaagtaAGATAGAAGGAGAGGAGATTTAGAAGAGGAGAAAATGCTACTCTTGTTTTAAACAACTTGTGAAAAGAACTGTCACTGCAACAAATAtgatacaaaatttaaaaataaaagaaaaatggtcAAAAAAGCTCATCAACTCTTATCTGGAGATTCTGTTCTTGTGGTGGTGTGTGATTGGGAACCAAAAGATTAGTCTAAAAGctgatttttcttccaattatttCAGAGCATCTTCACACAGATGTATATCATATGCCTGTACAATTATGTACACAAACACTACTTCTCCGCATTCCACAGCTGAAAACAATAGCAAAATCCATACAAATAGCAAAAAGAAGTGTGGGAAAAGCAGTTTTGGCTTCATGGGAAGCAGAAAACTTtggcaactctctctctctctctccacactTCAGCCCTTAGTTAAAATCAAGAAGAAAACTTTGAGAAAAAAGGGGAATAaagggtttttctttttgtggaagaatttgcatcaaaagttaatcttgatccCTTCATCAAAAAAGGAGATTCATATATTGACACTTACCAAATTTTCAGTCCTTTTGACAAACAACAAAAGTTAAATAAAAGCTTTACAGCTCTTAAGGAATATATCAGCACTCTTTAATTCCCTAAATAATTTGACCCGTGCTTCTCCCTCTGAACCTAAGTTAGTTCGAACTCATGCTGTCATGCAAAGGCTTAAATGTTTTCCACCACTGTAGTAAAAAGCCACTTTGGTGATatataattgattaattaattagaataTCGCTCGGATTAAGAAAAGATGGAAAACACAAGACATAAAAGGTTGATACAGGCAAAGAACTGATGAGTAAAAGGGCAAAAATAAACTTTTATTACCAATTAAGAAGAAACGAAATTACACAAACAAGCTtaacttttttttctcttcaattaGATCCACAGTTACAAAGACTTACAGTGAAACAGCAATTCTGGGAAATTATTACCTAACAGATACAGCAGAGTTTACAGAATCTAATCaatttttctccctttttttccTACCATCTCAACATGCAAAAGAATTAGGAAGACCAATTAtaatctctctcactctctctctaagAAGGCCTAATTCTCTTGTGCCCAGCTTTTCCATCAGACTTCAAAGCCCCACTGGAATCCCCTCCCTCAGAAGAAGTATCCATGGATTTGGTGAATGAGCTTGAGAGATCACCATAAAGATCAACTACTCTCCTGATGTTGTTGTTGAGCTCTCTGATCAGACCCACATTTCTGCTTAAATTGTCAGGAATTTTGGACTCATGGTTGTGATTAATCTCATTTATCAGCACCCTGTTTTGGTCCAAGATATTCTGCACTTGCACAAAGCTCTTCTGAAATGTCTGCAGAACCTTTCCATCAATTTGTGTGCTGCCATTGCCAAGCCCTGAGAATGTGTCACCCTCCattgattgaattaaattaaattcttttattttctgagGACTCGGAAAAATTAGGATCAGATCAGAACCAGTCCTGCATAATCAAGAACAAAAGAATGATGATTCAAACAAAGAAACCCCAATAAGAAATATTGGAGaaatatgctttttttttttaataaaatgaaCTGACTTAGTGAAACATTTGGTGCACtatcggactaagaagcaggataaagAAAATAGTAAAGCCCTCAGTTTGGTGCTTGCTCGCCAGGGACAAAATTGTTGTTCtacattaatttattttctattttaagtTCTCAAGCTCAACACAGACACAAGGAAAGAATTCAGATATCAGTCAGACGTACAAATCCAAATGGATAAATTATAGTACTTCTGCAAAATATCAAGAAAGTCCTCGCATAAAAAATGTGAAGGTTCTCATTTTCATCCTTTACAAGCTTTTCGTTGAACTGTTTGATGAAATCCACCTTATTCCGATGAAGGAGAAAGTTAACGGATTTGAGAACAATACCATCATCTACAGAGAGAATCCTAAGAGGAACATGAGTAGGTGCTTTAGTAAAAATCATTAGCATAAgtatgtttatgttgattgaatGCCACTGAAAGCTCCTAACTTTAAGCAATTAATTAACAATTTATGATAAActcatcagaaaaaaaaaaaaaaaaaaaaaaactgttcaAAGATTCATATCAGCATCAAAATATATGAAGCCGGACTTTCAACCCGAATCACCAAGATTTCAGGAAATCGGCTAAATATCACTGCACAAATGACCCTATCAAATCTAAGAAACGATTGACGAGATGGAAATTTCCGAAATTTGAAGgaaattaaccaaaattgaacacaaaaaaAGGGAAACGGAAGACATCCCAAAAACCCAACCCCAATTAGAGTTGTAAATTCCAAATGAAGCAAAACCTAAATTACACAAACTAAGATGGCAGTCCAATCCACCAACCCAGCAAATGGACATTAAGAAATCAAACATTTCAGAGAAATCAATATTATGTAGAAAAAGGAGGCAGAGTCGAGTCACCTCTGACGAGTTATTCAGCTATTCTGAGTCCGTCAAGCATCTCTACCCAACTTCCATTCAACAGATCGGCGTGAAAGACCAGAAAACGTTACCGAATTCAGAATTCAGAAAGCTAGGGCACCCAAATCCAACGCAGAAGCGTTCGTCTTCAGATCACACTCTGACTCCCTCCTtgtatttcttttcctttgctgGGACTCCGATTTCACGACGCGGCAGAAAGCAGCAAACGAAGACCATCGGCAGCGACGCAGGTCCGTCGTCGATCGTCTACATGTTGGACGTCTACGCGGAGGTGCGacaaggaaggagaagggagaGGGCGAAGGTGCGAAGGAGAAGACGACGACGAGGGAGCAGCTGCTGCGGCTGATGTGCGAGGGTGCGTAGGAGAAGGGAGAGGACGTGATTAGAGGGCGGCTTAGCAGTCCTCTGCTTTCCGGGGGTCTCGATCTTAGTGAGTCCCTCCTAATCCCGTTAAATTTGGTCCGACGAATGACCACAAGAGCGTTCGTTTactgaaaaatcatatttttatattaaaaattaatcttagtattatttatttttattttattttatttttatcgttaaaaattaaaatttttaatttttttttctttttggagaaagaaaaatatattatctataaataaacaaaacataaaaaggGCTTAAATACAcacaaagaacaaaagaaaaaatggacCCTAAAACACACAAACAAAGCCTAAAGAAAGCATTAGGATCCAGCACAAACACACCACAcaacaaaagaaaccctaaatcacAGCTACTGTAGTTGCTCCTCCTGCCGCCAACACTTCCCAACAATTCGAAGCTATCTCCGCCACAAGGACCTGCCATCACACCATCTCGAGTCCCAGAGTTGAGGAAGAAAAAAGTCGCTCCATCCTCCACAAACTACCAAAACGATCGCCACCATAGAACAAAGGAAGCCCACGGGAAGAGAGATCCCACGAACGACAGCGCCAACAAGGATGAACAATGGGAAGAACCAACAAGGGTCAACAAAGGTGATGGTGCAAACACCCGAGCCAAAGCTCTACACACCCTCCCATGGAACAGCGACAAATCGCGGTGAAAACTGGCGAAATCAAAATTAGGATTGATGGAAAGAAAATGGAGCCAAGTGCTGATGTTGGTACGGGGGAAATGACCGAATGAGATGGATGAAACGGGTGAACCTGATTTGAGGCTCGAGATGATGAAAACAGAGTCAAACAAAGTACCAGGAAGGAAACGGGGCTAAGGTTATTACAAAAAACCgccagagaaagaaaaagaacaagacaaagaaaaatcaAGGGACTGACACCGACCTTGCCATGGCAAGAGCCAACGGTGATGCAAAATATCAAATACAGAGTCACTCATACAGTCGGTGAGAAAGGCTCTCACTAAAGGAGAAAAGTTCCCCTTTTCACTAGTTTTGTTTAAGACTTACTTAACTTTTTCAGCCCAATCCACTAAAAGCTAgcaaacaaacgcacccttaattaTAACCTCTTATCTGAACATGCTTTGCACTAATGACCAAAACACGCTAAGAAAATGTAGGATAGTGATTTCTGTATTCTCGTTTTCATCTTCTGCGTTATCTACCTTATCTACCTTGGTTTTGTTCCTTGGTTATACTTTAACGAGTGTCCAGAGACAAAAAAAGAGTGCGAGAACCACTTGCCGGACATAAGCGTACATGAGACAATTTATGTGGAAAAAATATTGACCTCCAAGGGTTCTTTTTCACAGGAGAATCAAATAACAGACATGAGTTTTgctgttattattattatttactaTTATTGTTGTTGCATTATTTATGATGAGATGGGAAAAGGCAGATCCCATTTCCATAAAAAGGAACCTTTTAATATGTACTAAGAAAAAACCCACCTAAGGCTCAGAGTTCCCAAAGAAGAATCTCAAACacccaaaaattaaattaaaaataaaaaaactcaagTCAATGATGCAGAGAAGATGAGGCCATGAGAGGACTACTACTGCACACACAAACAGCATTCTTTGATCCTTACCCACAAAAATACAACAACTAAATTAAATCCGTTAATtcccaaataaataaattaaatgccCCAATTGGGTTAAGTTATCaaccaaaatataaaatttccAAATTGGGTTTTTAcaagaaattgaaagaaaaaaaaaagcagaaacATGGACTAATTGGGAAATCAGAGGCGCATGAAAATTTGCAGTTGAAGAAGAATAAAAACTCCAGAAGTGGAAAACAATACTAAATAAACTAAGAAAAAGAATAATGCctttaataaataattataaaattgCAAACACCAACAATACAAATATCTTCACAATCCAAATTTTGGGAAGAACCAAAAACTCCAAAAATCCAACAACGAAGATTAGAACTTTGGATGAAAAACAAGAACCCGATATGGTCAATGTGTTTGCAGAAGAAAATTGAACAAAACCCATAAATtcaatatacaaaaaaaaaaacacatataattcagctaaaaaaagaaaagagacatccttttctgttttttttattcaatccGGTTTTCCAAATactcaaaataaaatattataaaattcgTACCTTGGAAATCTGGAACATTAGTCTGCGAAAAGACAGAGATTGAATgaaagaggaggaagacgaCGACGGAATCCGAGAAAACGTTGCAAAAGATCGGCGATTGAATCGAATCTCCGAAACAGAAAGAGAGGAGAAGAGAACAGAACACAACACCTCTGAATtctgaaaaattgagagagagagagagagagagagagagagagagagagagtatatgTAGATTTGACAGTCACGCTCGGACCCCCTCTCAGTGTGCAAATATTTTAGCTCCCTTAATATATTGTTAATTGTCGTATAATAGTATAAAATCCATATCCAcctgttattttctaattttttttattttttatttattttattttttatttattttattttggattCAGTTTGGGATTTGCTTGTGTGTTTCCTCATATCCTAATTATGGTTTGTTTATTGGTCATGTTGGTGGTGATTGATGATGCAATTAATCTGCAATTGCTGCCGGAATTGAGGTATTTTTGCGATTTGAGCACATTGCTGACCGCATCTCTGTTATAGTTgtttaattaactataataaaatCGTTTAACTTACTCACCACATCTCTAATATAACTGTTTAATTCATTGACCACATCTATATAGACTGTAATAGAGTTGTTGGCACTCATCTCTCTGCATCACTTGAATCACTTTGTTGTACACAACCAAATGTTGCATGCAAGTTTCTCGCTCGATAAAGTCTCATTACTCTTTTTAGGCGATTGTCACTAGGTAATCTTTCTTTAATTTCTCTGCAACGTGTATAACCACATTTTTCTCATTTGATACGCAACCACTTCATAATTTCTTGTAAAGTCACGGTTATTGAATCTTGTTTAATTAATAATAGTCGCCTTTTAACACCCCACCCACCCCTTATTTGGTAATTTCATGTGAATAAAAGATATGAATCGTTAACATGTAAGACATGTGTAAAATTTATCTCTAATGCAGTCTATCGACTCGTCTATGTAATAATGATTAAACTTTTAGAATTTAAGAATCAACTTTTTCTAGAGTCTAAGGCAATATTAGTTTTGTGTGGATTTACATACGAGATCTATATGATAGGTACATGAAAAATCTCTTAGGTGTCGGTTTACATATGTTTTCGCTTGAAAGGACTTTTGGTTTTGTGTATGAATTAGATCCATAATTTTTAGGATGTTTTCTTTCATCTTAAAACACAATTTCCTTTCAATTTAACATATTGCACATAGTGTAATGTAATATTTACCATCTCATTCATAATGTGATGCATTTGGTACTGAAAGAGAAAAGTACACATCAACCTTACTTTAAAAGACTAAGAAAGTCAACAAAGTTATCTTTTCACTTCACGcctctatttatttattttatttatttttttaacaaacaaattgGTATTTCATTAATCATCTCAAACAATACACAAGTGCCAATTGGATACAAAGATAATACCaaagagactaaatttgcaaacaaaatcatatgtcatcaataagaaataaacttgttaacacttaagtaataatccaaccatcaacaacaatattatttactttacttaatttagtttaaaaatttagtctccatAGCATTACCTaatatacaattaatattaggaaaactaatgaaaatgacttgaaaactttgagttttaacgataaagacaaaataaagggtaaagtgaatagtaataggtttgactttttagtgtaaaaatatggtttttaattaaagtgaacagtaccgtgggtttttcattaaaactcctattaatatttgatatatttcaaTTCTTTATGTCATCGATGTTGTTGTGATCAAACCCAACACTTAATAATAAGTGGTTAAGCTGGGCCAACAATTGTCGTGTTAGTGATGAACAATATTAGACCTAAAAAGTTTATCAGGTATAACCACATTAGTTAGGTTATGTATGTTCTTCTTATGCGCTCGAGTTTATATTCTTTTGAAAATGTCgtaattattttttgtaaaattatGAATCTaaggaaaattatgagtttggATTTTATGCTTATTAAAAAGATATAAAAGTCCTACAATCGTAATTACGGAAACCCATGTCCCAACTCTCAATTTTGTTTCGATTGTCCCCTTCGAAAATTAATAAATGAAGATAAAACTATGGTATTAGACTATAAAGTCACTTCTAAAACGCTGCCAATCAGGTGAAGACGCGTATCCTGGGAGGCTCGGGAGATCGGCAAGTTTGGTTCCAAACCTAACCAGGTTCCCCAGCCTGCTGATTTGCTGCTGCTCTTCCTGCTGCAATTCTCTCAACCAATCAAAGTGGGGTGGACCCACGCTCTAACACCATGCTTCGGCAGAGGAAATTGTAACAATGGTGTATCAATTTTAACTAATTGTAGTAATGCTCtcttaattaaaaattcatgattATTGTtatcttaactcatcaaaacatgcagcTTTAGTTATTTTCCTCAACTCCGTAAGACTTCCGTTCAAATGAGTCACATGCACGCACGTGAGGCTGAAATGAAGGAGCAAAAATGGAAAACtaaatgagaaaaattgtagcaataactTAACTCAACTGGAGTCATTACTTCAATTTTCTCGACGCTTGTAATATAAATAGGGGTATGCTAtttacacactcatttttactttctACACACTCTCTTATTTGCAATCATCGGATCGACTGCATTAAATaatatcaaatgacataaattaagaaggaatgtgtgaaaagtaaaaagagtTGGATAACACATCTctataaataataattttttttttggttgaagaataagaaaaaaaaagggaatccAAAAGGGacccggcttctctgccctcccactttccatacactctcatattctcctattttgtgcggtcacggttaaaccacgtcaacattttatattgattttttttataaagataataagacaaaaaacaatagtaatataaaatgttaacatgaTTTAACCGTGATCGCACAAATAAAAAGGGATGAAATGTATAAGAAGCGGGAGGGCAGAGATACCAGGTCCATCCAAAAGATGTGTATCTTGTGGACACGCCAGTCAAGTATAATCTCTTGTTTTTTCCTATGTGTGACGGAGCCTACACACCACTTTCAAAATCTattattatgttattttgtcTATGTAAAAATCGAATAAGGGATTTGTATCAAACATGGTTTTGACGACAATAAAGGTGTTTGTACAACTAATTTATctctgttcactttaacgaaaaatcatatttttacactaaaaagttaattccGGTACTATTTACTGTACCCTTACTTTGTCTTTatcataaaattcaaaattttcaaaccattttaattagttttctctttttttaGTAGTGTTTAAGAGTAAATTCTTtgtaatcatttatttatttctattaATCTTTCTGCACGAGCTAACGCACATGC
Above is a window of Malus sylvestris chromosome 15, drMalSylv7.2, whole genome shotgun sequence DNA encoding:
- the LOC126602162 gene encoding protein ELF4-LIKE 3-like, producing the protein MEGDTFSGLGNGSTQIDGKVLQTFQKSFVQVQNILDQNRVLINEINHNHESKIPDNLSRNVGLIRELNNNIRRVVDLYGDLSSSFTKSMDTSSEGGDSSGALKSDGKAGHKRIRPS